In the genome of Streptomyces collinus, one region contains:
- a CDS encoding DUF4345 domain-containing protein, with product MAARNPVAAANTIVCVCLLLATAIALGDGLQQLAQGGPADADNAHRFLAGVYIGWAPLFAWAAATIRRQGVLVYFLAVPIFLGGVGRLVSFGQYGIPSPEGVFLASALLEFILSIVIVWAHSTALRSRRALATS from the coding sequence ATGGCGGCCCGCAATCCTGTCGCAGCAGCCAACACCATCGTCTGTGTCTGCCTGCTGCTGGCCACTGCCATCGCGCTCGGAGACGGCCTGCAGCAACTGGCGCAGGGAGGCCCAGCGGACGCGGACAACGCGCACCGCTTCCTGGCCGGCGTCTACATCGGCTGGGCTCCCCTGTTCGCCTGGGCGGCGGCAACGATCCGCCGGCAGGGAGTACTCGTCTACTTCCTGGCCGTCCCGATCTTCCTCGGGGGCGTCGGTCGGCTGGTCTCCTTCGGCCAGTACGGCATACCCAGCCCGGAGGGAGTCTTCCTCGCCTCCGCCCTCCTGGAATTCATCCTCTCGATCGTCATCGTCTGGGCGCATTCCACCGCACTCAGATCCAGACGAGCGCTGGCCACTTCCTGA
- a CDS encoding LPXTG cell wall anchor domain-containing protein produces MRVPRGALLMSAACTSVALAATAPSTAAAADGPAPRRIQIALINFSDSSFADPAKARSNAQNSYFGKTRSLNSYYNEVTRQATTFKPAAGGEGGVIGPINLDLSAAGCDKDSIYGMTKKALEEQGLTWVDDFDHLSLVFPGEKAGCGWGGLGSLSGGVSWLPSGDGTVDQTVISHEFGHNLGYGHQMRIRCEDSDLASCRDTEDNSFKTPMGGGGVGVGLTAPELIHSKFLSDREAVKVTKSSTYKMRSLHGPGDGVRALIVPAGQDSLIVEVRGGAAGKLDDRLAGVHAYRVKNGDFGRDADLIDTTPGDDDTLKAGTVFTDKAHKVEIKVEQSGDGAATVAVSLNGVPSPAKTDGESGNGAAPQTGSSKPVASPSEDGAEGRDGAGGQNGANLAETGADTTNYLPMAAGAAALFAVGGAFLLKSRRKRAAMARHAR; encoded by the coding sequence ATGCGTGTGCCTCGCGGCGCCCTGCTCATGTCCGCCGCCTGCACGTCCGTCGCACTGGCTGCGACGGCACCGTCCACCGCCGCTGCCGCGGACGGCCCCGCCCCGCGGCGGATCCAGATTGCGCTGATCAACTTCAGCGACAGCTCCTTCGCTGACCCCGCGAAGGCCAGGAGCAACGCGCAGAACAGCTACTTCGGCAAGACCCGGTCCCTGAACTCGTACTACAACGAGGTGACCCGGCAAGCCACCACGTTCAAGCCGGCCGCGGGGGGTGAGGGCGGAGTGATCGGCCCGATCAATCTCGACCTGTCGGCCGCCGGCTGTGACAAGGACTCGATCTATGGGATGACGAAGAAGGCGCTGGAGGAACAGGGCTTGACGTGGGTGGACGACTTTGATCACCTGTCGCTGGTCTTCCCCGGCGAGAAGGCGGGCTGTGGCTGGGGGGGACTCGGCTCTCTGAGCGGCGGCGTGAGCTGGCTTCCGAGCGGCGACGGCACAGTCGACCAGACGGTGATATCCCACGAGTTCGGCCACAACCTCGGCTACGGCCACCAGATGCGGATCCGCTGCGAGGATTCGGACCTGGCGAGCTGCCGGGACACGGAGGACAACAGCTTCAAGACCCCCATGGGGGGAGGCGGCGTGGGCGTGGGCCTGACCGCGCCCGAGCTGATTCACTCAAAGTTCCTGTCGGACAGGGAAGCCGTGAAGGTCACCAAGTCCAGTACGTACAAGATGCGTTCTTTGCACGGGCCGGGTGACGGCGTGCGCGCGCTGATCGTTCCGGCCGGGCAGGACAGCCTGATCGTGGAGGTGCGCGGCGGGGCCGCCGGCAAGCTCGACGATCGCCTCGCGGGCGTGCACGCCTACCGCGTGAAGAACGGCGACTTCGGCAGGGACGCCGACCTGATCGACACCACGCCTGGCGACGATGACACTCTCAAGGCCGGCACGGTCTTCACCGACAAGGCGCACAAGGTGGAGATCAAGGTGGAGCAGTCCGGTGACGGTGCGGCGACGGTGGCAGTCAGCCTCAATGGCGTGCCGAGCCCCGCGAAGACCGATGGCGAGTCCGGCAACGGCGCGGCACCGCAGACCGGCAGCAGTAAGCCGGTCGCTTCCCCGAGCGAGGACGGTGCGGAAGGCAGGGACGGTGCCGGCGGCCAGAATGGCGCCAATCTCGCCGAGACCGGCGCCGACACCACCAACTACCTGCCCATGGCGGCGGGCGCCGCCGCGCTGTTCGCGGTCGGCGGTGCGTTCCTGCTCAAGTCCCGCCGCAAGCGGGCGGCCATGGCCCGCCACGCACGCTGA
- a CDS encoding SDR family NAD(P)-dependent oxidoreductase, translated as MTRRLEGTVALVTGASSGIGHATALELARKGASVAVVGRREDRLTDLASEISSTGGKALVVPADITTAEAAAEAVERTVEGLGRLDTLVNNAGLMLLGPAPGADLNEWQRMVDINLMGLMYTSHAAMPHLVKAAADGPRRVADIVNISSLNGRNAYAMMAVYTATKFGVTGFSEALRQELAKQHVRVSVVEPGSVDTELRTHNSDAVQQLLNAGLGDIDRLQSQDIADTVGYIVTRPRHVAVAELLVRPTEQA; from the coding sequence ATGACTCGTCGTCTCGAAGGAACCGTCGCCCTGGTCACCGGAGCATCCAGCGGCATCGGCCACGCCACCGCCTTGGAGCTTGCTCGCAAGGGCGCGTCCGTGGCCGTGGTCGGCCGGCGTGAGGACCGGCTCACCGACCTCGCCTCGGAGATCTCAAGCACCGGCGGCAAGGCCCTGGTCGTACCCGCCGACATCACCACCGCCGAGGCCGCCGCGGAGGCGGTTGAGCGGACCGTCGAGGGCCTGGGCCGCCTGGACACGCTGGTCAACAACGCCGGCCTCATGCTGCTCGGCCCCGCCCCCGGCGCGGACCTGAACGAATGGCAGCGCATGGTCGACATCAACCTGATGGGTCTGATGTACACCAGCCACGCGGCCATGCCGCACCTGGTCAAGGCCGCCGCCGACGGGCCGCGCCGGGTCGCCGACATCGTCAACATCAGCTCGCTGAACGGCCGCAACGCCTACGCCATGATGGCCGTGTACACCGCCACCAAGTTCGGCGTCACCGGCTTCAGCGAGGCACTGCGCCAGGAACTGGCAAAGCAGCATGTCCGTGTGTCCGTCGTCGAGCCGGGCAGCGTCGACACCGAACTGCGCACCCATAACTCAGACGCCGTCCAGCAGCTCCTCAACGCCGGACTCGGCGACATCGACCGGCTGCAGAGCCAGGACATCGCCGACACCGTCGGCTACATCGTCACCCGCCCCCGGCACGTGGCTGTCGCCGAACTGCTCGTACGCCCCACCGAGCAGGCCTGA
- a CDS encoding TetR/AcrR family transcriptional regulator, whose translation MSTTGQKTTHPKRQESTIEGDLPPRERLVRAASRLFYYEGVRAIGVERLIAEAGVTKATFYRHFASKDDLVVAYLLTKDAYYKEVAEPLAAGHPPAEAIDLIFEAIAEHARERGFRGSPFLNAAAEYPDVDHPVRDLVTTHRNWIRTLFQDLLTRLGHADPESAAGALLMLYDGAMAAGYLDDSTAAYETLLNAVRLIRSGG comes from the coding sequence GTGAGTACTACTGGGCAGAAGACAACCCACCCCAAGCGTCAGGAGAGCACGATCGAAGGAGACCTGCCTCCTCGCGAACGCCTGGTCAGGGCCGCGTCGCGGTTGTTCTACTACGAGGGTGTACGCGCGATCGGCGTGGAGCGGCTGATCGCCGAGGCCGGGGTGACGAAGGCGACCTTCTACCGGCACTTCGCCTCCAAGGACGACCTGGTCGTGGCCTATCTGCTGACCAAGGACGCCTACTACAAGGAGGTGGCCGAACCGCTGGCCGCCGGGCACCCGCCCGCGGAGGCGATCGACCTGATCTTCGAGGCGATCGCCGAGCACGCCCGCGAGCGCGGCTTTCGCGGATCGCCGTTCCTGAACGCGGCCGCCGAGTACCCGGACGTCGACCACCCGGTCCGTGACCTGGTGACGACCCACCGGAACTGGATCCGCACCCTCTTCCAGGACCTGCTCACCCGGCTCGGCCACGCCGACCCGGAGTCGGCCGCCGGTGCGCTGCTGATGCTGTACGACGGCGCGATGGCCGCCGGCTACCTGGACGACTCCACGGCCGCCTACGAGACCCTGCTGAACGCGGTCCGGCTGATCCGGTCGGGAGGCTGA
- a CDS encoding class I SAM-dependent methyltransferase, which yields MTTSTTHHAAWHCPLCRRPLPEPNDYTLFLRQWVRAPARMGAIAPSSRHLAEAVCAPVPERGEPVVVELGAGTGPFTAEIQRRLGGRGRHLAVEIDPLLAQRLRHRHPGAEVIQRDAVHLRHLLDERGIEKADVVVSGLPWALFPSATQHQLMDATAAVLAPAGAFTAFTYLHAVPLTPARRFRELMANRFEEVVPSRTIWRNTPPAFVLHARRPRP from the coding sequence ATGACCACCAGCACCACGCACCACGCAGCCTGGCACTGCCCACTCTGCAGGCGGCCCTTGCCGGAGCCGAACGACTACACCCTGTTCCTGCGGCAGTGGGTGCGCGCACCGGCCCGTATGGGGGCAATCGCCCCCAGCTCGCGGCACTTGGCCGAGGCGGTCTGCGCGCCGGTGCCCGAACGCGGCGAGCCGGTCGTGGTGGAACTGGGTGCCGGCACCGGACCGTTCACCGCCGAGATCCAGCGCCGGCTGGGCGGCCGCGGCCGCCACCTGGCCGTCGAGATCGATCCACTCCTCGCCCAGCGCCTGCGTCACCGCCACCCGGGAGCGGAGGTGATCCAGCGCGACGCCGTGCACCTGCGCCACCTGCTGGATGAGCGCGGCATCGAGAAGGCCGACGTGGTGGTCAGCGGCCTGCCCTGGGCCCTCTTTCCCTCCGCCACCCAACACCAGCTCATGGACGCGACAGCCGCAGTGCTTGCCCCGGCGGGTGCCTTCACCGCGTTCACCTACCTCCACGCCGTTCCCCTCACCCCCGCCCGTCGATTCCGCGAACTGATGGCCAACCGCTTCGAGGAAGTCGTCCCGAGCCGCACCATATGGCGCAACACACCCCCGGCCTTCGTCCTCCACGCCCGCAGACCCCGCCCATGA
- a CDS encoding type 1 glutamine amidotransferase domain-containing protein, whose amino-acid sequence MSKILFVMTGADHWTLADGSKHPTGFWAEEAVTPYQAFTAVGHEIVAATPGGVVPPLDQGSLAPQFNGGKEGARKVADALASISEIQHPVKLEDVDLDDYAAVFYPGGHGPMEDLAVDAVSGKLLIDVLASGRPLGVVCHAPAALLAATKADGNNAFAGYRLTGFSNAEEIQGGLAAGAKWLLQDRLVEIGADYQEGEPWAPNVVVDRNLVTGQNPASAGPAAAEMLKQLT is encoded by the coding sequence ATGTCGAAGATCCTTTTCGTGATGACCGGCGCCGACCACTGGACACTGGCGGACGGCAGCAAGCACCCGACCGGCTTCTGGGCTGAGGAGGCCGTGACCCCGTACCAGGCCTTCACAGCCGTCGGCCACGAGATCGTCGCCGCCACGCCCGGCGGTGTCGTGCCGCCCTTGGACCAAGGAAGCCTGGCGCCGCAGTTCAACGGCGGCAAGGAGGGCGCGAGGAAGGTGGCGGACGCCCTCGCCTCGATCAGCGAGATCCAGCACCCCGTCAAGCTGGAGGACGTCGACCTCGACGACTACGCCGCCGTTTTCTACCCCGGTGGCCACGGCCCGATGGAGGACCTGGCCGTCGACGCAGTCTCCGGCAAGCTACTCATCGACGTCCTCGCCTCGGGCAGACCGCTCGGCGTGGTCTGCCACGCCCCGGCCGCGCTGCTGGCCGCCACCAAGGCCGACGGCAACAACGCCTTCGCCGGCTACCGGCTCACCGGTTTCAGTAACGCCGAGGAGATCCAGGGCGGCCTTGCGGCCGGCGCCAAGTGGCTGCTCCAGGACCGCCTGGTCGAGATCGGCGCCGACTACCAGGAGGGCGAACCGTGGGCCCCGAACGTGGTAGTCGACCGCAACCTGGTCACCGGCCAGAACCCCGCCTCCGCCGGACCGGCAGCAGCCGAGATGCTCAAGCAGCTGACATGA
- a CDS encoding MarR family winged helix-turn-helix transcriptional regulator produces the protein MELLAHSVSTHYADFTTAAADTGLTSSQAKTLTVLRRAPASMRSLAHTLACDASNMTGIIDRLEKRDLVRREVSATDRRVKNVALTEAGQKLIDTIRERMEQTQTGLDQLSDEERAELFRLLTVVFPH, from the coding sequence ATGGAGCTGCTCGCCCATTCGGTCAGTACGCACTACGCCGATTTCACGACCGCCGCCGCCGACACGGGCCTTACGTCCAGCCAGGCAAAGACCCTCACGGTGCTGCGCCGCGCGCCCGCCTCGATGCGCTCGCTCGCGCACACCCTCGCCTGTGACGCATCGAACATGACCGGGATCATCGACCGACTCGAAAAACGCGATCTGGTCCGCCGCGAGGTCAGCGCCACCGACCGCCGCGTGAAGAACGTTGCCCTCACCGAGGCGGGCCAGAAGCTGATCGACACGATCCGCGAGCGGATGGAACAGACGCAGACCGGCCTGGACCAACTGTCCGACGAGGAGCGCGCCGAACTCTTCCGCCTTCTGACGGTCGTCTTCCCGCACTGA
- a CDS encoding sigma-70 family RNA polymerase sigma factor: MRDRTSVAAAPAAASDAHLTAFIRNGPPDAADAALDELYRRHRSSVTAYARTCTRDRHTAEDLASEAFARALRAVRQGAGPEGAWRPYLLTTVRRTAASWAATADRIELSPDFETWLSEAPSGEEQALLREDAGLVQRAFRSLPERWQTALWHSAVEEEPAKRIAPLLGISPSGVASLTARAREGLRQAYLTEYAAEPTMSDDCRHFTGLLAASVRRGGRHGAHSGLQHHLSGCRRCRRANHQLWELNNSLKAVLPAGVLLWVGASYGTKAVGAAAVAGSPGTGSAAGTTTATTGAGTTVKVAGVGAALLAVSIGGYAALPDGNDPPSPRPTLAATRPSLPSSPAPTRSERHDPKPPARTPSARASKKSTPPAWQPAADDRAQLPIVSTGRCMDISTTEGAEPYEAECDGSRTQQWELLVDRAAQEARIRNYATGMCLTHSGTSTDGAPVRQERACDSTAVTARWTYFFQASGTVNFAQKGNTTYFLGIDEWNKADGPHSPAIGTTANYYDTDSLRFRYTGDVFSG; the protein is encoded by the coding sequence ATGCGCGACCGCACCTCCGTAGCCGCCGCTCCGGCAGCCGCCAGCGACGCCCACCTGACCGCCTTCATACGCAACGGCCCCCCGGACGCCGCCGACGCCGCGCTTGACGAGCTCTACCGGCGGCACCGCAGTTCGGTCACCGCCTATGCCCGCACCTGCACACGAGACAGGCACACGGCGGAAGACCTGGCCTCGGAGGCGTTCGCCCGCGCGCTGCGCGCCGTGCGCCAAGGTGCCGGTCCCGAGGGGGCCTGGCGGCCGTACCTGCTGACCACGGTCCGCCGCACGGCCGCGTCGTGGGCCGCCACCGCCGACCGGATCGAGCTGTCCCCCGACTTCGAGACCTGGCTCTCCGAAGCGCCGAGCGGTGAGGAACAGGCGTTGCTGCGGGAGGACGCCGGTCTGGTGCAGCGCGCGTTCCGCAGTCTTCCCGAGCGCTGGCAGACCGCGCTGTGGCACTCGGCTGTGGAAGAAGAACCAGCGAAGCGGATCGCGCCACTGCTCGGCATCAGTCCGAGCGGCGTCGCGTCCCTCACCGCCCGGGCGCGTGAGGGGCTGCGTCAGGCGTACCTGACCGAGTACGCGGCGGAACCGACGATGTCCGACGACTGCCGGCACTTCACGGGCCTGTTGGCCGCGTCGGTCCGCCGCGGCGGGCGACACGGCGCGCACTCAGGTCTCCAGCACCATCTCTCGGGATGCCGCCGGTGTCGCCGTGCGAACCACCAGCTGTGGGAGCTGAACAACTCGCTCAAGGCCGTACTCCCGGCGGGTGTTCTGCTGTGGGTGGGTGCCTCATACGGCACGAAGGCCGTGGGAGCGGCCGCGGTCGCCGGCTCCCCCGGCACGGGGTCCGCGGCCGGGACGACCACGGCCACCACAGGGGCCGGCACGACCGTCAAGGTCGCCGGCGTCGGCGCCGCCCTCCTCGCCGTATCGATCGGCGGCTACGCGGCCCTGCCCGACGGCAACGACCCACCGTCGCCGCGGCCCACCCTGGCGGCCACGCGACCCTCGCTCCCCTCGTCCCCCGCCCCCACCCGGAGCGAACGGCACGACCCGAAGCCCCCCGCCCGTACACCGTCCGCACGCGCCTCCAAGAAGTCGACTCCTCCCGCTTGGCAGCCGGCCGCCGACGACCGCGCCCAGCTGCCGATCGTGTCCACCGGCCGCTGCATGGACATTTCCACGACAGAGGGCGCCGAGCCGTACGAAGCCGAGTGCGACGGCAGCCGTACGCAGCAGTGGGAGCTGCTCGTCGACCGTGCCGCGCAGGAGGCCCGTATCCGGAACTACGCGACCGGCATGTGTCTTACCCACAGCGGCACGTCGACGGACGGCGCCCCGGTCCGCCAGGAGCGCGCCTGCGACTCCACCGCGGTCACGGCCCGGTGGACCTACTTCTTCCAGGCTTCCGGCACGGTCAACTTCGCTCAGAAGGGGAACACCACGTACTTCCTGGGCATCGATGAGTGGAACAAGGCCGACGGGCCTCACTCGCCTGCCATCGGCACGACGGCGAACTACTACGACACCGACTCCCTCCGGTTCCGTTACACAGGAGACGTCTTCAGCGGCTGA
- a CDS encoding MFS transporter yields MLSPFGQPQPSTGKKTVKSSLATAPERRTGSLSLVLVLGLAAMVVSMMQTLVIPILGIIQNDLGATTAQVSWVTTATLLSAAVFTPLLGRLGDQHGTKPTLLGVLVVMVAGSVLAATTSSMLWLIVARVMQGAATAIFPLALSVLRQEVAPARLPGAMALVSGTLGFGSGLALVSAGLLSQGANPDYHLVFWLAAALATAALIAVAVAVPAPRTRAGGRTDWLGAAGLALLLVLFLLPISQGHTWGWTSPRTLALFAGAVVTTALWVFVERRVRDPLVDMKMFVHRPVLFTNVAGLLVGFAMFAQFIGVSYLVQTPSEIAGYGFGASVLRASVLYLLPSALVSLVAAQFGGVLVRRIGARLTLAVGAAFGVIGFAWLTLAHDTTASVILAGMVVGVAISFGYAAMPALIVAGVPHHQTGIANGINSISRSAGSAIGSAVITSLLASNTLANLPAGVPALPAESQYTLSFALAGMAFLLVIGVAMVGLAIRRTSPSGDGEATPAPSGDGEPATARTAATV; encoded by the coding sequence ATGCTCTCGCCCTTCGGGCAACCGCAACCTTCCACCGGAAAGAAGACCGTGAAGTCCTCCCTTGCCACCGCGCCGGAGCGCCGCACCGGCAGCCTCAGCCTCGTCCTGGTGCTGGGCCTCGCCGCCATGGTCGTGTCGATGATGCAGACCTTGGTCATCCCGATCCTCGGCATCATCCAGAACGACCTCGGCGCCACCACGGCCCAGGTCAGTTGGGTCACCACCGCCACGCTGCTGTCGGCCGCAGTGTTCACGCCGCTGCTGGGCCGCCTCGGCGACCAGCACGGCACGAAGCCGACCCTGCTGGGCGTACTGGTGGTGATGGTCGCCGGATCCGTGCTCGCCGCGACCACGAGTTCGATGCTGTGGCTCATCGTGGCCCGCGTGATGCAGGGCGCCGCAACCGCGATCTTCCCGCTCGCGCTGTCCGTGCTGCGCCAAGAGGTCGCACCCGCGCGGCTGCCCGGCGCCATGGCCCTGGTCAGCGGCACGCTCGGGTTCGGCAGCGGCCTCGCCCTGGTGAGCGCCGGACTCCTGAGCCAGGGTGCCAACCCCGACTATCACCTGGTCTTCTGGCTGGCCGCCGCACTCGCCACCGCCGCCCTGATCGCGGTTGCGGTCGCCGTCCCCGCGCCCCGCACCCGGGCGGGCGGGCGCACCGACTGGCTGGGTGCCGCCGGTCTCGCCCTGCTGCTCGTGCTGTTCCTGCTGCCCATCTCGCAGGGTCACACCTGGGGCTGGACCTCACCTCGCACGCTCGCCCTGTTCGCCGGTGCCGTCGTCACGACGGCCCTCTGGGTCTTCGTCGAACGCAGGGTCCGCGACCCCTTGGTCGACATGAAGATGTTCGTCCACCGACCGGTGCTGTTCACCAACGTCGCCGGACTGCTCGTCGGATTCGCCATGTTTGCGCAGTTCATCGGCGTCTCCTACCTCGTCCAGACACCCTCTGAGATCGCCGGTTACGGCTTCGGCGCCTCCGTCCTGCGCGCCAGCGTCCTCTACCTGCTGCCCTCCGCCCTCGTCTCGCTCGTGGCCGCCCAGTTCGGAGGCGTGCTGGTCCGCCGCATCGGCGCGCGTCTCACACTCGCCGTCGGGGCCGCCTTCGGTGTCATCGGTTTCGCCTGGCTGACCCTCGCCCACGACACCACCGCGTCGGTGATCCTGGCCGGCATGGTCGTCGGCGTCGCCATCAGCTTCGGCTACGCCGCGATGCCCGCCCTGATCGTGGCCGGCGTCCCGCACCACCAGACCGGCATCGCCAACGGCATCAACTCCATCTCCCGCTCCGCCGGCAGTGCGATCGGCAGCGCGGTCATCACCTCGCTGCTCGCCTCCAACACGCTCGCCAACCTGCCCGCCGGGGTCCCCGCGCTGCCCGCCGAGAGCCAGTACACCCTCAGCTTCGCCCTCGCCGGCATGGCGTTCCTGCTGGTCATCGGCGTGGCCATGGTCGGCCTGGCGATCCGTCGCACGTCCCCGTCGGGCGACGGCGAAGCCACGCCCGCACCGTCGGGCGACGGCGAACCCGCGACCGCACGCACGGCCGCCACGGTCTGA
- a CDS encoding PPOX class F420-dependent oxidoreductase, translating to MDDTLDQLGAGKYMLVTSYRKNGTPVTTPVWVVRDGDTLGVRTPADSWKVKRIRARGDILVGPCDLSGKPTGEQVPATAEITDEATGARYRKLIARKYGILGRLLILQSRLRGADSTLGIRVRLTP from the coding sequence ATGGACGACACGCTGGACCAGCTCGGCGCCGGCAAGTACATGCTCGTCACCAGCTACCGCAAGAACGGCACCCCGGTCACCACCCCGGTGTGGGTGGTCCGCGACGGCGACACTCTGGGCGTGCGGACCCCCGCCGACTCCTGGAAGGTCAAGCGGATCCGGGCCCGCGGCGACATCCTCGTCGGCCCCTGTGACCTGAGCGGCAAACCGACCGGCGAACAGGTCCCGGCCACCGCCGAGATCACCGACGAGGCGACCGGCGCCCGCTATCGCAAACTCATCGCCCGCAAGTACGGCATCCTCGGCCGCCTCCTGATCCTCCAGAGCCGGCTGCGGGGCGCGGACAGCACGCTGGGCATCCGCGTGCGGCTCACCCCGTAA
- a CDS encoding aldehyde dehydrogenase family protein, whose protein sequence is MTDTKAAFTLDDTFTSTEATALVNRLRATFRTGRTKPLAWRRQQLTRLRDLLTDNRAAIADALYADLRKNRAEADAMEINTTIVEIDDYLEHLEEWTAPQPATVTVPGVPGSTARTVFDPLGVALVISAWNYPVNLLLVPVAGALAAGNAVVIKPADYAAHTSALLAELLPAYLDTDATAVVEGGAPETTVLLEQHFDHIFYTGNGTVGRIVMTAAAKNLTPVVLELGGKSPVFVDRDADIATVAQRLAQTKFANAGQTCVAPDYVLTDPDTATELEAALVVALKGQFGEDPQTSDAYGRIINERHFDRLSALLDSGRTVTGGQTDRADTYIAPTVLAEVRPDEPVMQEEIFGPILPILTVADLDEAITFINERDKPLALYAFTEDNTTKRRLAAETSSGGLNFGLPMHHLAVPTLPFGGVGQSGMGNYHGRYSIETFSHRKAVLDVPLS, encoded by the coding sequence GTGACTGACACCAAGGCAGCCTTCACCCTTGACGACACCTTCACCTCCACCGAAGCCACCGCGCTGGTGAACCGGCTGCGCGCCACCTTCCGTACCGGCCGCACCAAGCCGCTGGCCTGGCGCCGGCAGCAGCTGACCCGCCTGCGCGACCTGCTCACCGACAACCGCGCGGCGATAGCCGACGCCCTCTACGCCGACCTGCGCAAGAACCGCGCCGAAGCCGACGCCATGGAGATCAACACCACGATCGTCGAGATCGACGACTACCTGGAGCACCTGGAGGAGTGGACCGCCCCGCAGCCCGCCACCGTGACGGTGCCCGGAGTCCCCGGCAGCACCGCCCGCACGGTCTTCGACCCCCTGGGCGTCGCCCTGGTCATCTCGGCGTGGAACTACCCGGTCAATCTGCTGCTCGTGCCCGTCGCGGGCGCGCTCGCCGCCGGCAACGCGGTCGTCATCAAGCCCGCCGACTACGCCGCCCACACCTCGGCACTGCTGGCCGAGTTGCTGCCCGCGTATCTCGACACCGACGCGACGGCGGTCGTCGAGGGCGGCGCACCGGAGACCACCGTGCTGCTGGAGCAGCACTTCGACCACATCTTCTACACCGGCAACGGCACGGTCGGCCGCATCGTGATGACCGCCGCCGCGAAGAACCTCACCCCCGTCGTCCTCGAACTCGGCGGCAAGTCACCGGTGTTCGTGGACCGGGACGCCGACATCGCCACGGTCGCGCAGCGCCTGGCGCAGACGAAGTTCGCCAACGCCGGACAGACCTGCGTCGCCCCCGACTACGTCCTGACCGACCCGGACACCGCGACCGAACTGGAGGCTGCCCTGGTCGTCGCGCTCAAGGGGCAGTTCGGTGAGGACCCGCAGACGTCCGACGCCTACGGACGGATCATCAACGAGCGGCACTTCGACCGGCTGTCCGCATTGCTGGACTCCGGCCGTACGGTCACCGGCGGGCAGACCGACCGCGCGGACACGTACATCGCCCCGACCGTGCTGGCCGAGGTCCGACCCGACGAGCCCGTGATGCAGGAGGAGATCTTCGGCCCCATCCTGCCGATCCTGACCGTGGCGGACCTGGACGAGGCGATCACGTTCATCAACGAGCGCGACAAGCCGCTCGCCCTCTACGCCTTCACCGAGGACAACACCACCAAGCGCCGCCTCGCCGCCGAGACCTCCTCGGGCGGCCTCAACTTCGGCCTGCCGATGCACCACCTCGCCGTTCCGACCCTCCCCTTCGGCGGCGTCGGCCAAAGCGGCATGGGCAACTACCACGGCCGCTACTCCATCGAGACCTTCAGCCACCGCAAGGCCGTCCTCGACGTCCCGCTGAGCTGA